Genomic segment of candidate division TA06 bacterium:
GATCGCCGCAGGGATAGAAAACAACAACCTGAACAGGGTGGTTGTTGCGGCGTGTACTCCTGTGACCCACGAGCCGCTCTTTCGGGCGACGTGCAAGGAGGCAGGCCTGAACCCATATCTTTTTGAGTTCGCTAACATCAGAGACCAGTGTTCGTGGGTCCATCAGAAGGATAAGGAAAGTGGGACAGAGAAGGCAAAGGACCTCGTGAGGATGGCGGTTGCCAGAGCGCGGATGCTGAGGCCGCTTGAGAAGATTGGGGTCGACGTGAAAAGGGCCGCCCTTGTCATCGGAGGTGGGGTGTCCGGAATAACTGCTGGAGTGGCGCTTGCCCGAATGGGATTCGATGTGAAGCTCGTGGAGAAACAGGATAAGCTGGGCGGTACGTTGAACTCCCTTAACAAGCTTTATCCGGACAACAGGCCGGCGTCCGAGGTCCTTGAGGATCTCGTCAAGGAAGTGAAAAAGTATCCCAACCTTGATGTTATGACAAGCGCGGAAATAAAGTCTGTTGATGGATTCATAGGCAACTATGAAATCATAGTACAATATCCCGAAGGTGAGAAGAAGTTCGATGCCGGAACAATAGTGGTGGCAACCGGTGCTTCTGTTCTGAATCCTTCAGGTATGTTTGGCTACGACGGGAAAAAGGTGATAACCCAGCTCGAGTTAGAGGGACGTTTGAAGAAGGACGACGTCAAGGCCGACAGAATTGTCATGATTCAATGCGCAGGGGCCAGAATACCGGAGAGAAGGTACTGTTCCAGAATTTGCTGTACTGAAGCCATAAAGAATGCAAGGTTGCTCAAAGAGACAAACCCGGATTCGAAAATCTACGTTCTCCATAGAGGAATACAGACATACGATGCGGAGTTCGAGGACTATTACAGAATGGCGCGCGGAGATCTCATCTACTTTGTGAGATATCCTGACGATATGCCCCCTGTGGTAGAAGATGGGAAGGTGAAAGTGAGAGATGTGATGATGGGTGAGGATCTCGAGGTGGACGCAGACCTTGTTGTTCTCTCCACACCGATGGTTCCCAGGGCAGACAGCGAACCACT
This window contains:
- a CDS encoding CoB--CoM heterodisulfide reductase iron-sulfur subunit A family protein, with the translated sequence MTEEKEDLRIGVFVCHCGSNIAGFLDCGAVAEYAGTLPDVVFADESMYSCADTGLKQIAAGIENNNLNRVVVAACTPVTHEPLFRATCKEAGLNPYLFEFANIRDQCSWVHQKDKESGTEKAKDLVRMAVARARMLRPLEKIGVDVKRAALVIGGGVSGITAGVALARMGFDVKLVEKQDKLGGTLNSLNKLYPDNRPASEVLEDLVKEVKKYPNLDVMTSAEIKSVDGFIGNYEIIVQYPEGEKKFDAGTIVVATGASVLNPSGMFGYDGKKVITQLELEGRLKKDDVKADRIVMIQCAGARIPERRYCSRICCTEAIKNARLLKETNPDSKIYVLHRGIQTYDAEFEDYYRMARGDLIYFVRYPDDMPPVVEDGKVKVRDVMMGEDLEVDADLVVLSTPMVPRADSEPLARLLKVSQDTNGFMLEAHVKLRPVDFATDGIFMAGCCHWPAHIGECVSQALGAASHASIPLICGRVSVEPVISVVNPDLCTGCGTCIENCAYAAIRKDEETHKAVVTDVVCKGCGICATNCPEGAITINHYRPDQIMAQIRGAFGETSLEKP